One Erythrobacter sp. SDW2 genomic region harbors:
- a CDS encoding M23 family metallopeptidase produces the protein MEDGLYQARAETAAGILPGDTASGDWRAAALSHAQMIDDAAPRIIQRARTLREKFDGWKFEASEKLDRMDLAPDLAEAIGSARWLRGMATLIGLGAFALSFWPTLSPLEAAPAQRLDQTAREELRSHAIMPLALGGDTGSRMSATALVEDLPAAPERPQIQLVATLVQGDSFGRMLQRAGVGTDEAGRVTQMVSRAIPLGEIAAGTQLDITLGRRPAPGATRPIDAIEFRARFDLALAISRDAGGNLALVRKPIRVDDTPLRIRGTVGTSLYRSARAAGAPASAVQQYLKAIGENADIDSAVRAGDTFDMIVTYRRAATGERQAGQLIFAGVERAGRPTTQLMRWGSEGRFFEASGIGEQKSGLMAPVPGPIGSRFGMRKHPILGYRRMHSGLDYRAAYGTPIRAVTDGRVLSAGRAGGCGIAVKLGHGGGLQTRYCHMSRMAVSAGQTVRRGQVIGYVGSTGLSTGPHLHFEMFRGGRAVDPQSVSYVTRAQLSGEELARFRSTLAQIKQIEVGAALADLEKRPEEQDEPKREIDKLANRQSKLVG, from the coding sequence ATGGAGGACGGCCTGTACCAGGCACGTGCAGAGACAGCAGCCGGGATCTTGCCCGGTGACACGGCGAGCGGTGACTGGCGCGCCGCCGCGCTGTCGCATGCCCAGATGATCGACGACGCAGCCCCGCGCATCATCCAGCGCGCCCGCACCCTCCGCGAGAAATTCGACGGCTGGAAGTTCGAGGCGAGCGAGAAGCTCGACCGGATGGACCTCGCCCCGGACCTGGCGGAAGCGATCGGCAGCGCCCGTTGGCTGCGCGGCATGGCGACCCTGATCGGCCTCGGCGCTTTCGCTCTGTCGTTCTGGCCCACCCTCTCCCCGCTCGAAGCAGCGCCCGCCCAGCGGCTCGACCAGACCGCACGCGAGGAATTGCGCAGCCATGCCATCATGCCGCTGGCGCTCGGCGGCGACACCGGCAGCCGGATGAGCGCAACCGCGCTGGTCGAAGACCTGCCCGCAGCGCCCGAACGCCCGCAGATCCAGCTGGTCGCCACGCTGGTGCAGGGCGACAGCTTCGGCCGTATGCTCCAGCGCGCCGGGGTCGGCACGGACGAAGCCGGCCGCGTGACCCAGATGGTGTCTCGGGCAATCCCGCTCGGCGAAATCGCTGCGGGCACCCAGCTCGACATCACCCTCGGTCGTCGGCCTGCGCCCGGCGCGACCCGCCCCATTGACGCGATAGAATTCCGCGCCCGGTTCGACCTTGCGCTGGCCATCAGCCGCGATGCGGGCGGCAACCTTGCGCTGGTGCGCAAGCCGATCCGGGTCGACGACACCCCGCTGCGGATTCGCGGCACGGTCGGGACCAGCCTCTATCGCTCGGCGCGTGCGGCGGGCGCGCCCGCCAGTGCGGTGCAGCAGTATCTCAAGGCGATCGGCGAGAACGCCGATATCGACAGCGCAGTCCGTGCTGGCGACACTTTCGACATGATCGTGACCTATCGCCGTGCAGCCACCGGCGAACGGCAGGCGGGGCAGCTGATCTTTGCCGGGGTCGAACGCGCCGGCAGGCCGACCACCCAGCTGATGCGCTGGGGCAGCGAGGGCCGGTTCTTCGAAGCCAGCGGCATCGGCGAGCAGAAGAGCGGGCTGATGGCCCCGGTTCCCGGTCCGATCGGCTCGCGCTTCGGCATGCGCAAGCACCCGATCCTGGGCTATCGCCGGATGCACAGCGGGCTGGACTATCGCGCCGCCTACGGCACGCCGATCCGGGCGGTGACCGACGGCAGGGTGCTGTCCGCCGGGCGGGCCGGCGGCTGCGGTATCGCGGTCAAGCTCGGCCACGGCGGCGGCCTTCAGACCCGCTATTGCCATATGAGCCGCATGGCGGTGAGCGCCGGCCAGACGGTCCGCCGCGGCCAGGTGATCGGCTATGTCGGCTCGACCGGGCTTTCGACCGGGCCGCATCTGCACTTCGAGATGTTCCGCGGCGGCCGCGCCGTCGATCCGCAGTCGGTCAGCTACGTCACCCGCGCCCAGCTTTCGGGCGAGGAACTGGCCCGGTTCCGCAGTACTCTGGCCCAGATCAAGCAGATCGAAGTCGGCGCGGCGCTGGCCGACCTCGAAAAGCGCCCGGAAGAGCAGGACGAGCCCAAGCGCGAGATCGACAAGCTCGCCAATCGCCAGAGCAAACTGGTCGGCTAG
- the hemB gene encoding porphobilinogen synthase: protein MTASYPATRLRRTRASAWSRAMFRETQLSPADLIWPMFIIEGQGQEEPIASLPGVSRWSVDGIVARAKEAVSLGIPCIALFPNTPPALRSDDGKEAYNPDNLMCRAIKAVKDACGSDLGVLTDVALDPYTSHGQDGLLDDKGYVANDATVSVLVDQAVNQAEAGADIIAPSDMMDGRVRAIRMALEMGEHHNVQIMAYSAKYASAFYGPFRDAVGSGGLLKGDKKSYQMDPANALEALREIELDIAEGADSVMVKPGLAYLDIIWRAKATFGVPVFAYQVSGEYALIEAGAAAGVGDRDALLMEKLVAFKRAGCSGVLTYHAPVAARILNG from the coding sequence ATGACCGCCAGCTATCCCGCCACCCGCCTGCGCCGGACCCGTGCCTCCGCCTGGAGCCGCGCCATGTTCCGCGAGACGCAGCTATCGCCCGCCGACCTGATCTGGCCGATGTTCATCATCGAAGGGCAGGGGCAGGAGGAGCCCATCGCCAGCCTGCCGGGCGTCTCGCGCTGGTCGGTGGACGGCATCGTGGCACGGGCGAAGGAAGCGGTGTCGCTCGGCATCCCGTGCATCGCGCTGTTCCCCAACACCCCGCCGGCCCTGCGCAGCGATGACGGCAAGGAAGCCTACAATCCCGACAATCTGATGTGCCGCGCGATCAAGGCGGTGAAGGACGCCTGCGGCAGCGATCTCGGCGTGCTGACCGATGTCGCGCTCGATCCCTATACCAGCCACGGCCAGGACGGGCTGCTCGATGACAAGGGCTATGTCGCGAACGACGCCACGGTGTCGGTGCTGGTCGACCAGGCGGTCAACCAGGCCGAGGCCGGGGCCGACATCATCGCCCCGTCCGACATGATGGACGGCCGCGTCCGGGCCATCCGCATGGCGCTGGAGATGGGCGAGCACCACAATGTCCAGATCATGGCCTATTCGGCCAAATATGCCTCGGCTTTCTATGGCCCGTTCCGCGACGCGGTGGGCAGCGGGGGGCTGCTGAAGGGCGACAAGAAGAGCTACCAGATGGACCCGGCCAACGCGCTGGAGGCGCTGCGCGAGATCGAGCTCGATATCGCCGAGGGGGCAGACAGCGTGATGGTCAAGCCGGGGCTCGCCTATCTCGACATCATCTGGCGGGCCAAGGCGACGTTCGGCGTGCCGGTGTTCGCCTATCAGGTGAGCGGCGAATATGCCCTGATCGAAGCCGGCGCAGCGGCGGGCGTGGGTGACCGGGATGCGCTGCTGATGGAGAAGCTGGTGGCCTTCAAGCGCGCCGGGTGTTCGGGTGTTCTGACCTATCATGCGCCGGTGGCCGCCCGCATCCTGAATGGCTGA
- a CDS encoding GNAT family N-acetyltransferase: MADFRHETERLVLRDWQDEDWPQFWQGTNTPEVMRWLGGVCDDAKRDAAQERLLSYQRDHGHTFWCVERKADGAVLGFCGLKRSNQAGGPMGMMEVGWRLRQDAWGQGYAKEAAAASLGLAFDHFGAEEVIAMTVDGNAPSWGLMLRLGMRRRKDLDFANDDFDPGSGVIIVYSIDRDSREARRG, from the coding sequence ATGGCTGACTTCCGCCACGAAACCGAACGGCTGGTGCTGCGCGACTGGCAGGACGAGGACTGGCCGCAGTTCTGGCAGGGCACCAACACGCCCGAGGTCATGCGCTGGCTCGGCGGCGTGTGCGACGATGCCAAGCGCGACGCGGCGCAGGAACGGCTGCTCTCCTACCAACGCGACCACGGCCACACTTTCTGGTGCGTCGAGCGCAAGGCGGATGGTGCGGTCCTCGGCTTCTGCGGGCTCAAGCGGTCGAACCAGGCCGGCGGGCCGATGGGCATGATGGAGGTCGGCTGGCGGTTGCGACAGGATGCGTGGGGGCAAGGCTATGCGAAAGAGGCGGCTGCCGCTTCGCTCGGCCTCGCCTTCGACCACTTCGGTGCGGAGGAGGTCATCGCCATGACCGTCGATGGCAATGCGCCGAGCTGGGGGCTGATGCTGCGGCTGGGTATGCGGCGGCGCAAGGATCTCGACTTCGCCAATGACGATTTCGATCCCGGATCGGGCGTCATCATCGTCTATTCGATCGACCGCGATAGCCGGGAGGCGCGGCGTGGCTGA
- a CDS encoding spermidine synthase, with the protein MAELGFDRVIRTNRWLFVCTVLAGSFLLFLVQPMVARMALPRLGGAPAVWNSAMLVYQALLLAGYAYAHLIGRFSIRRQASIHLAVLLLAALTLPISLADLPPAASGWEAAWVPLLFALTIGPVFFAVSAQAPLMQRWYAADPAAGDPYWLYAASNLGSFAGLLAYPLLFEPFIRLGGQSWVWTLGYGVLIVLVMLAAWSRRNAGASPEAAADARPAEPIGWRRIALWLALSAVPSGLMLSTTTHLTTDIVAMPLLWVIPLGLYLLSFSIAFREESRIGSFLVLAAPLIALFTGGQAMASSSGGSFLYALASLLLLMAFAVALHHRLYADRPGPERLTLFYLVMSAGGALGGLFTALIAPMVFDWVWEHPLLILSGAALLPRSAWSGWYERLGLGEERRRTVVLALLLAVFAGGYWMQEQLMRGNDLGVTLAMCMLAAIGLLLLIDRPAFLIALLAMMLARSGFDTVEQSWAGARERSFFGVYAVREQEEQGFRDLVHGTTLHGRQLLHPARALEPTTYYTRNGGAGLVLAHAPELVGPEARIGVVGLGVGTLGCYRQPGQQWEFFEIDPVVLEYSQAGHFTFLERCTPDAPTHIGDARIVLEDMEPARFDILAIDAFSSDAIPLHLMTREAFGIYSRVLSEDGILLVHVSNRFLDLAPMVNGLARANGMEGRIRRDTGRLSPAASPSWWIALARDEALLERLPKPEKGDWDRLPDPPKRVWSDDFASILPFLQWESMLETSHD; encoded by the coding sequence GTGGCTGAGTTGGGGTTCGACCGGGTGATCCGCACCAACCGCTGGCTGTTCGTCTGCACAGTTCTCGCCGGCAGCTTCCTGCTGTTCCTGGTCCAGCCGATGGTGGCGCGGATGGCGCTGCCGCGACTGGGCGGCGCCCCGGCGGTGTGGAACAGCGCCATGCTGGTCTACCAGGCCTTGCTGCTGGCCGGATATGCCTATGCCCACCTGATCGGACGCTTCTCCATCAGGCGGCAGGCCAGCATCCATCTCGCGGTGCTGTTGCTGGCGGCGCTGACTCTGCCGATTTCGCTGGCCGACTTGCCGCCCGCGGCCAGCGGGTGGGAAGCAGCCTGGGTACCGCTGTTGTTTGCACTGACCATCGGCCCGGTGTTCTTCGCCGTCTCGGCGCAGGCGCCGCTGATGCAGCGCTGGTACGCCGCCGATCCCGCCGCCGGCGATCCCTACTGGCTTTACGCCGCCTCCAACCTCGGCAGTTTCGCCGGGCTGCTGGCCTATCCCTTGCTGTTCGAGCCGTTCATCCGGCTGGGCGGGCAAAGCTGGGTGTGGACGCTCGGCTACGGCGTGCTGATCGTGCTGGTGATGCTGGCCGCGTGGTCGCGCCGTAACGCCGGGGCGTCGCCTGAAGCCGCCGCCGATGCGCGCCCGGCGGAGCCGATCGGATGGCGGCGCATCGCCTTGTGGCTGGCGCTGTCGGCGGTGCCTTCCGGCCTGATGCTGTCGACCACCACCCACCTCACCACCGACATCGTGGCGATGCCGCTGCTGTGGGTCATTCCGCTCGGGCTGTACCTGCTCAGCTTCAGCATAGCATTCCGGGAAGAAAGCCGGATCGGTTCGTTCCTCGTCCTGGCGGCGCCGCTCATCGCGCTGTTCACCGGTGGCCAGGCGATGGCGTCGTCGAGTGGCGGCAGCTTCCTCTATGCGCTGGCCTCGCTGCTGCTCCTGATGGCCTTTGCCGTGGCGCTGCATCACCGCCTTTATGCCGACCGGCCCGGGCCGGAACGGCTGACGCTGTTCTACCTCGTCATGAGCGCCGGCGGCGCGCTCGGCGGCCTGTTCACCGCCTTGATCGCGCCGATGGTGTTCGACTGGGTGTGGGAGCATCCGCTGCTGATCCTCTCCGGTGCCGCCTTGCTGCCGCGCAGCGCCTGGAGCGGATGGTATGAGCGGCTTGGCCTGGGCGAGGAGCGCCGTCGCACCGTGGTGCTGGCGCTGCTGCTGGCGGTGTTCGCGGGCGGCTACTGGATGCAGGAGCAACTGATGCGGGGCAATGACCTCGGCGTGACGCTGGCGATGTGCATGCTGGCCGCTATCGGCTTGCTGCTGCTGATCGATCGCCCGGCGTTCCTGATCGCGCTGCTGGCCATGATGCTGGCGCGCAGCGGCTTCGATACGGTCGAGCAAAGCTGGGCAGGTGCCCGCGAGCGCAGCTTCTTCGGCGTCTATGCCGTGCGTGAACAGGAGGAGCAGGGGTTTCGCGACTTGGTCCATGGCACCACGCTGCATGGCCGCCAGTTGCTGCACCCGGCGAGGGCGCTGGAGCCGACGACCTATTACACGCGCAATGGCGGGGCCGGGCTGGTGCTGGCCCATGCGCCCGAGCTGGTCGGGCCGGAGGCGCGCATCGGGGTGGTCGGGCTCGGGGTCGGCACGCTGGGCTGCTATCGCCAGCCGGGACAGCAGTGGGAATTCTTCGAGATCGACCCGGTCGTGCTGGAATATTCGCAGGCCGGCCATTTCACCTTCCTCGAACGATGCACACCCGACGCGCCGACGCATATCGGCGATGCCCGGATCGTGCTGGAAGACATGGAGCCCGCGCGGTTCGACATCCTTGCCATAGATGCCTTCAGCTCGGATGCGATCCCGCTCCACCTGATGACGCGCGAAGCCTTCGGCATCTATAGCCGGGTGCTGTCGGAGGACGGCATCCTGCTGGTGCATGTGTCGAACCGCTTTCTCGATCTTGCCCCCATGGTCAACGGCCTCGCCCGCGCCAACGGGATGGAAGGGCGCATCAGGCGCGACACCGGCCGGTTGAGTCCCGCCGCATCGCCATCCTGGTGGATCGCGCTGGCCCGGGACGAGGCTTTGCTGGAGCGCTTGCCGAAGCCCGAGAAGGGCGACTGGGACCGGTTGCCGGACCCGCCTAAGCGGGTATGGTCCGACGATTTCGCTTCGATCCTTCCCTTCCTGCAATGGGAATCCATGCTGGAGACAAGTCATGACTGA
- a CDS encoding gamma carbonic anhydrase family protein yields MTESHGDRFPGVRIIPIHGKTPQIHETAFIAPGSVLIGDVTIGADSSIWYNCVLRADVSRIVIGARSNVQDGSVLHCDPPRPGDPDGSPLIIGDDVLIGHMAMVHGCTIHDRGFVGLGAIAMNKAVIGSDAMLAAGAMLTEGKVMEPRSLWAGRPAKPLRDLDDAAVMGMRMGVAHYVENARAHRAAVEKLG; encoded by the coding sequence ATGACTGAGAGCCACGGCGACAGATTTCCGGGCGTCCGCATCATCCCCATCCACGGCAAGACGCCGCAGATCCACGAGACTGCCTTCATTGCCCCCGGCAGCGTGCTGATCGGCGATGTCACCATCGGGGCCGACAGTTCCATATGGTACAATTGCGTGCTGCGCGCCGACGTCAGCCGGATCGTCATCGGCGCGCGGAGCAATGTGCAGGACGGCAGCGTGCTCCATTGCGACCCGCCGCGTCCGGGCGATCCGGACGGCAGCCCGCTCATCATCGGTGACGATGTGCTGATCGGGCATATGGCGATGGTGCATGGCTGCACGATCCATGATCGCGGCTTTGTCGGCCTCGGCGCGATTGCCATGAACAAGGCGGTGATCGGCAGCGACGCCATGCTGGCGGCCGGCGCGATGCTGACCGAAGGCAAGGTGATGGAGCCGCGCTCGCTGTGGGCGGGGCGTCCGGCCAAACCCTTGCGCGACCTCGACGATGCCGCCGTCATGGGCATGCGGATGGGCGTGGCGCACTATGTTGAGAACGCCCGGGCGCATAGGGCGGCGGTTGAGAAACTCGGTTGA
- a CDS encoding cisplatin damage response ATP-dependent DNA ligase, producing the protein MEEFAALIDALVYTRSRNEKLRLIAQYLRGTPDPDRGWALAALTDGLDFPAVKSSTIRGLMQERIDPVLWTLSRDFVGDTAETASLLWPAPEGEAAPPPTVSETVEILSGTTRATAPRVLTELLDRLDPSGRFALLKLATGAMRIGISSRLAKVAFAQAFAVDVEQVEEYWHGLAPPYAELFAWAADGAEPPETENLPTFRPFMLAHPLEETVVDLADYVAEWKWDGIRVQLVRAGDETRIYSRSGDDISATFPELLDRLPFPAVLDGELLVRGTHQGGEEGGAASFNALQQRLGRKTVSKKMLAEYPAFVRLYDALIVEGEDLREQPWTGRRDRLEALVARLPDSHFDLSQVVEARDFEHLAAIRETARDDAIEGLMLKRRDSPYVAGRRVGLWYKWKRDPLLVDCVLMYAQRGSGKRSSFYSDYTFGCWDGDPDAGAELLPVGKAYSGFTDEELKKLDRLVRQTTLNRFGPVREVERTLVLEVAFDSVHESKRHKSGLAMRFPRIHRIRWDKPVHEADRIETLRALIRD; encoded by the coding sequence GTGGAGGAATTCGCCGCCCTGATCGACGCGCTGGTCTATACCCGCAGCCGCAACGAGAAGCTGCGGCTGATCGCGCAGTACTTGCGAGGCACGCCCGATCCGGATCGCGGTTGGGCATTAGCGGCATTGACCGACGGGCTCGACTTTCCTGCCGTGAAAAGCTCCACCATTCGCGGGCTGATGCAGGAGCGGATCGACCCCGTGCTGTGGACGCTGAGCCGCGACTTCGTGGGCGATACGGCAGAGACAGCGAGCCTGCTGTGGCCGGCGCCAGAGGGCGAGGCAGCACCGCCGCCGACAGTCAGCGAAACCGTGGAAATACTATCCGGCACCACCCGTGCGACCGCGCCCCGAGTGCTGACCGAGTTGCTCGACCGGCTCGATCCTTCGGGTCGCTTTGCGCTGCTCAAGCTGGCCACGGGCGCGATGCGGATCGGCATTTCGAGCCGCCTCGCCAAGGTCGCCTTTGCGCAGGCGTTCGCGGTCGATGTCGAACAGGTCGAGGAATACTGGCACGGCCTCGCCCCGCCCTATGCCGAGCTGTTCGCCTGGGCCGCAGATGGCGCGGAGCCGCCCGAAACCGAGAACCTGCCGACCTTCCGCCCCTTCATGCTGGCCCACCCGCTCGAGGAAACGGTGGTCGATCTGGCCGACTATGTCGCCGAGTGGAAATGGGACGGGATCCGCGTGCAACTGGTCCGCGCGGGCGACGAGACCCGCATCTACTCGCGCTCGGGCGACGATATCTCGGCGACCTTTCCCGAACTGCTGGACCGGCTGCCGTTCCCCGCGGTGCTCGACGGCGAGTTGCTCGTCCGGGGCACGCACCAGGGTGGCGAGGAAGGCGGCGCGGCGAGCTTCAATGCCCTGCAACAGCGGCTCGGGCGCAAGACCGTCAGCAAGAAGATGCTGGCCGAATACCCCGCTTTCGTGCGGCTCTATGATGCGCTGATCGTCGAAGGCGAGGATTTGCGCGAGCAACCCTGGACTGGTCGGCGCGACCGGCTCGAAGCGCTGGTGGCCCGCCTGCCCGACAGCCATTTCGACTTGAGCCAGGTGGTCGAGGCGCGCGATTTCGAGCACCTCGCCGCGATCCGCGAGACGGCGCGCGACGACGCCATCGAAGGGCTGATGCTCAAGCGCCGGGACTCGCCCTATGTCGCCGGGCGGCGCGTGGGGCTGTGGTACAAGTGGAAGCGCGATCCGCTGCTGGTCGATTGCGTGCTGATGTATGCCCAGCGCGGCAGCGGCAAGCGCTCCAGCTTCTATTCCGACTACACCTTCGGTTGCTGGGACGGCGACCCCGATGCGGGCGCGGAACTGCTGCCGGTGGGCAAGGCCTATTCGGGCTTCACCGACGAGGAGCTGAAGAAGCTCGACCGGCTGGTGCGGCAGACGACGCTCAATCGCTTCGGTCCGGTGCGCGAGGTCGAGCGCACACTGGTGCTGGAGGTCGCCTTCGACAGCGTGCATGAAAGCAAGCGCCACAAGAGCGGGCTCGCCATGCGCTTCCCCCGCATCCACCGCATCCGCTGGGACAAGCCGGTGCACGAGGCCGACCGGATCGAGACGCTGCGGGCGTTGATCCGCGATTGA
- a CDS encoding ligase-associated DNA damage response exonuclease → MRSAPFSWIKAEPWGIHVVPADCWVDPARAVDRALVTHGHADHARGGHGQTIATPETLAIMELRYRTGAENGAGEVLHKAIPAAYGETIRLQGGVDATFVPAGHVLGSAQILLEHAGERVVITGDYKRRPDPTCAPFQVTPCDIFITEATFGLPLFTHPPIEQEIAKLLDRLVAHPDACVLVGAYALGKAQRVIAELRRAGHTRPIYLHGAMERMCRLYEELGVDLGDLRLVGDAGQDDLRGHVVVCPPSALNDRWSRRLPDPVTAMASGWMRVRQRARQRNVELPLVISDHADWHELTRTIEEVDPQESWITHGREEALLRWHQLHQRKARALALVGYEDEDD, encoded by the coding sequence ATGCGGAGCGCCCCCTTTTCCTGGATCAAGGCCGAGCCATGGGGGATCCATGTGGTCCCGGCGGATTGCTGGGTCGATCCGGCACGCGCGGTTGATCGGGCTCTGGTGACCCACGGCCACGCCGATCATGCCCGCGGCGGGCACGGACAAACCATCGCCACGCCCGAGACCCTGGCGATCATGGAACTGCGCTATCGCACCGGTGCCGAGAACGGTGCCGGCGAAGTGCTGCACAAGGCCATACCGGCCGCCTATGGCGAGACCATCCGGCTGCAGGGCGGGGTCGACGCCACCTTCGTTCCCGCCGGACATGTGCTCGGCAGCGCCCAGATCCTGCTCGAACATGCGGGCGAGCGGGTTGTGATCACCGGCGACTACAAGCGGCGGCCGGACCCCACTTGTGCCCCGTTCCAAGTCACACCTTGCGACATCTTCATCACCGAGGCGACCTTCGGTCTGCCGCTGTTCACCCACCCGCCGATCGAGCAGGAGATCGCCAAGCTGCTCGATCGGCTCGTCGCGCACCCCGACGCTTGCGTGCTGGTCGGTGCCTATGCGCTGGGCAAGGCCCAGCGGGTGATCGCCGAACTGCGCCGCGCAGGGCACACCCGGCCGATCTACCTCCACGGGGCGATGGAACGCATGTGCCGCCTCTACGAGGAACTCGGCGTCGACCTGGGCGATCTGCGGCTGGTCGGCGATGCGGGCCAGGACGACTTGCGCGGCCATGTCGTGGTCTGTCCTCCCAGCGCGCTCAACGACCGCTGGAGCCGCCGCCTGCCTGATCCGGTCACCGCCATGGCGAGCGGCTGGATGCGCGTCCGGCAGCGCGCCCGCCAGCGCAATGTCGAGCTGCCGCTGGTGATCTCCGACCACGCCGACTGGCACGAGCTGACCCGCACGATCGAGGAGGTCGACCCGCAGGAAAGCTGGATCACCCACGGCCGCGAGGAAGCCCTGCTGCGCTGGCACCAGCTGCACCAGCGCAAGGCGCGCGCGCTGGCGCTGGTGGGTTACGAGGATGAGGACGACTGA